One part of the Indicator indicator isolate 239-I01 chromosome 5, UM_Iind_1.1, whole genome shotgun sequence genome encodes these proteins:
- the ACVR2A gene encoding activin receptor type-2A isoform X2 has protein sequence MCNERFFYFPEMEVTQPTSNPVTPKPPLFNTLLYSLVPIMGIAVIVLFSFWMYRHHKLAYPPLDIEEDPGPPPPSPLMGLKPLQLLEMKARGRFGCVWKAQLLNEYVAVKIFPIQDKQSWQNEYEIYSLPGMKHDNILQFIGAEKRGTSIDVDLWLITAFHEKGSLTDFLKANVVSWNELCHIAQTMARGLAYLHEDIPGLKDGHKPAISHRDIKSKNVLLKNNLTACIADFGLALKFEAGKSAGDTHGQVGTRRYMAPEVLEGAINFQRDAFLRIDMYAMGLVLWELASRCTASDGPVDEYMLPFEEEIGQHPSLEDMQEVVVHKKKRPVLRECWQKHSGMAMLCETIEECWDHDAEARLSAGCVEERIIQMQKLTNIITTEDIVTVVTMVTNVDFPPKESSL, from the exons ATGTGCAATGAACGCTTCTTCTactttccagagatggaggtcACACAAC caaCTTCCAATCCTGTTACACCTAAGCCACCTCTGTTCAATACCTTGCTGTATTCATTGGTGCCTATAATGGGAATTGCAGTGATcgtgcttttttccttttggatgTACAGACACCACAAGCTGGCGTATCCTCCA TTGGATATTGAAGAG GATCCTGGACCACCACCACCTTCACCTCTGATGGGTTTGAAGCCCTTGCAGTTACTAGAGATGAAAGCCAGGGGAAGATTTGGTTGTGTATGGAAAGCTCAGCTACTAAATGAGTATGTGGCAGTCAAAATATTCCCCATTCAG GACAAACAGTCATGGCAGAATGAATATGAAATTTACAGCTTGCCTGGCATGAAGCACGACAATATCCTGCAGTTCATtggggcagagaagagaggcaCCAGCATTGATGTGGACCTCTGGTTAATTACAGCCTTTCATGAAAAG GGTTCACTAACAGACTTCCTCAAGGCTAACGTGGTCTCTTGGAACGAGCTGTGTCACATCGCTCAGACTATGGCTAGAGGCTTGGCTTATCTCCACGAGGATATACCAGGGCTGAAAGATGGGCATAAACCTGCCATCTCACACAG GGACATCAAAAGCAAGAATGTGCTGCTGAAAAATAACCTGACAGCCTGCATTGCTGATTTTGGTCTAGCTTTAAAGTTTGAGGCTGGAAAGTCTGCAGGGGATACACATGGACAG GTGGGCACACGTCGCTACATGGCTCCTGAGGTACTAGAAGGTGCTATCAACTTCCAAAGGGATGCATTCCTGAGGATAGACATGTATGCCATGGGACTGGTCCTCTGGGAGCTGGCGTCGCGCTGCACTGCCTCTGACG GCCCAGTGGATGAGTACATGCTGCCCTTTGAAGAAGAAATTGGCCAGCATCCTTCCCTGGAAGACATGCAGGAAGTTGTAGTTCACAAAAAGAAGAGGCCTGTTCTCAGAGAGTGCTGGCAGAAACATTCT GGCATGGCGATGCTGTGCGAGACCATCGAGGAGTGCTGGGATCACGACGCGGAGGCCCGGCTGTCGGCAGGCTGCGTGGAGGAGAGGATCATCCAGATGCAAAAACTAACTAACATTATCACAACAGAGGACATCGTGACTGTGGTCACAATGGTGACAAACGTTGACTTTCCTCCCAAAGAGTCCAGTCTATGA